AGATCAGTGAGTAATATGCATAATACGAAGCGTATCATGATTAGTCTTCCAGACCACCTTCTGAAGGAGGTGGACGGCATCGTCGAGAAAGAAAACTCGAATCGCAGCGAGTTCATTCGACAAGCCATGAGATTGTACCTGCTCGAAAGAAAGAAGAGGACCCTCCGTGAATCCATGCAGAGAGGCTATATGGAAATGGCGAAAATTAATTTAAATATGGCGTCCGAAGCTTTTCAAGCGGAGGAAGAAGCCGACAATACGGTGGACCGCTTAGTGAGCGGGGTGTAGTCCTTGATTGTCAAACGTGGTGATGTTTTCTTTGCGGATCTTTCTCCTGTTGTCGGTTCCGAGCAGGGGGGAGTGAGGCCTGTTCTTATCATTCAGAACGATATCGGGAACCGGTTTAGCCCGACGGTAATCGTGGCGGCGATTACCGCCCAAATTCAAAAAGCCAAGCTGCCCACTCATGTGGAGATCGATGCGGAAACACACGGATTTGACCGCGATTCGGTTATCTTGCTGGAACAGATCCGGACCATTGACAAGCAGCGGTTGACCGATAAAATTACCCATTTAGATGAAGATACCATGCGTAAAGTGAACGATGCTTTACAGGTAAGTGTAGGGTTGATAGAATTTTAAAAGACAAGAAAGAGACGAGGGGATATTAAACCCTCGTTTTTTGATGGTAAGGTCAATGTCTGACCGTAAGTATGGGAGGGAATCAGAGTGAATATATATTTTTATCCGGCATGGGAAGCCCGTCTGGCGTGGGCAGTTACGGAACAAGGAGGGACAAGCCATTCGGAAACGCTGGCCGGGGCGGCTTATGAGCTGACAGAAGATAAGAAAGAGGAGATTCAACTCCGTATTCAAAAGCAAATTTCAACGGAGCTGGCTCTTACTCCCGGTAAGGTAAAGACCGCTACCGCTCTTCTGGATGAGGGCAATACGATTCCGTTTATTGCCCGCTACCGGAAGGAAATGACCGGGGAAATGGATGAGAACCAGCTTCGCTCTATTGAAGAGCGCCTGCAGTATCTGCGGAACTTGGAAGACCGTAAGCTTGAAGTCATCCGACTTATAGATGAACAGGGCAAGCTGACAGCAGAGCTGCATTCCGCCATTGAACAAGCGGTGAAACTTCAGGATGTAGAAGATTTATACCGCCCTTACCGCCAAAAACGGAAAACAAGAGCAAGTGTGGCCAAAGAACGCGGACTGGAACCTCTTGCAGGCTGGATGCTGAAGCAGCCGAAGCAAGGTTCGCTTGCGGAAGAGGCTGAGAAGTATATCAATGAGGATAAAGGAATCCTATCGGCAGCGGATGCCGTTCAAGGGGCTATGGATATCATTGCCGAAAATATAGCGGATAATGCTAAAGTGCGTGCCTGGGTACGTAAATATACCAGGGATGAGGGGATTTTTCGTACCGAAGCCAAAGATGCCGAACAAGAATCCGTGTATGAGATGTATTATGCTTACGATGAGCCGGTCAAACGTATGCCGCCACACCGTATTTTGGCGATTAATCGGGGGGAACGGGAAGGATTCTTGAAAGTAAACCTGGAAGTGGCGCCCGACCGTATTCACCAATATATGGGCCGCCAATTGATCCAAGGCCCCTCTGTAGTTCAGAATGAGCTGGAAGAGGTTGTTCAGGACGCCTACAAAAGGCTGATCTCTCCTTCTATTGAGCGGGAAGTACGGGGGGAAATGACGGAACGGGCGGAAGAACATGCGATCACGATATTTGCCGCTAATCTGCGGAATTTGCTGCTGCAGCCCCCGGTCCGCGGCAAAACCGTACTGGGTGTGGACCCGGCTTTCCGGACGGGCTGTAAGCTGGCAGTTGTAGATGAAACAGGCAAAATGCTGGAGATTGCTGTTTCTTATCCGACTCCTCCATACAGCAAAGTAGAGGAAGCAAAAACGATCTTAAAACAGTTAATCCAGCGCCACGGAGTAGAACTGATCGTTATAGGGAATGGAACAGCATCACGGGAAACAGAACAATTCGTCGCAGATCTAATCCGGGAAATGAAAGAGGCAAATCTGCAGTATCTTATTGTGAACGAAGCGGGTGCAAGTGTCTATTCTGCATCCAAACTGGCCCAGGCTGAATATCCGGACCTGGACGTGGCGGAGCGGAGTGCCATCTCCATTGCACGGAGAGTGCAGGATCCTTTGGCGGAACTTGTCAAAATTGAGCCCAAAGCAATTGGGGTGGGCCAATATCAGCATGATGTTTCGCAAAAGCACCTGGAAGAAAGCTTAAAAGCCGTTGTGGAGTCCGCTGTTAACCATGTTGGAGTGGATGTAAATACAGCCTCCCCATCCTTGCTTGCCTACGTTTCAGGTGTCAACAGAACGATTGCAAAAAATATAGTTAAGTATAGGGAAGAAAACGGGAAATTCACCAACCGGAAACAGCTTCAGAAGGTTCCTCGCCTGGGTGCCAAATCTTATGAACAGAGTATCGGCTTTCTAAGAATCAGCGGAGGAGAAAACGGTCTTGACAATACTCCGATTCATCCGGAATCATATGAAGTAGTGGGAATGCTTCTGAAGAAGCTGGGTCTGGATACGGAAGAACTGGGTACATCCAAATTGTCGGCAGCCTTGAAAAGTCTAAATGTCTATGAAATGGCGGAGGAGTTGAATGTCGGGGTACCGACACTCAAAGATATTATCGAGAGTCTTCAGCGTCCCGGACGCGACCCGCGTGAAGAACTGCCGCTGCCAATTTTCCGTACGGATGTTTTAAAGATTGAGGATCTGGCTCCTGGTATGGAGCTGCAGGGAACAGTCCGGAATGTGATTGATTTTGGCGCTTTTGTAGATATCGGAATCAAGAGTGACGGATTGGTACACATCTCCCAAATGAGCGACAAATTTGTTAAGCATCCCATGGATGTTGTATCTGTCGGAGATAATGTAACGGTGTGGGTGCTGAATGTCGATATTAAAAAAGGCCGTGTAGGCTTAACAATGAAGCCGCCTGTCCAGGAGAAATAATTAGGGGACAATTTTGTAAGACAACTTCAGATGGAATCCAATAATGAAATTGATTCTACCTAAGGAAAATTCAAACAAGACAACATTACTCTAGGCGCTCTTTCCGAATTGACCAGGGAGGGTGCCTGGTTTTTTTTAAGGCTGGTTTTGTGTCTGAGAGACTATTGCATGGGCATACGATATATTCCACAACTTGTTATATTATGTATTCTGGTTAATCCATTTTCTTGAAAAGTGTTGAAGCAATTTTTTACGTGCTCTTGCCAAACGCTGTGCGACGACTTGTTCGGACAGATTGAGTTCATGGCATATCTCTTTATATGATTTTTCTTCCATATAGTATAGCCAGAGTAAACACCGGTATTCTGATTTTAATTCATTGATTGTTTGATGTAGTAACTCGTTCCTTAATTTATGTTCAACGTCATTCTCTATGTCAGATGGCTCCCTTTGAAAATGTGCTGCCGTATTAAAGTATTCCTCATTAAACATATACTTGACTTTTTTATTTTTTCTTAACCAGTCCAGAGCTGTATTCCGGATTACTTGTTTAACCCAACTCCTTAAATTAGATGCATGGAGATTTGGTCCATGTTTCATGATCTTAATAAAGGCATCTTGTATAATATCCTCTGTAGTTGCATGGTCCCGAATCAAAAAATAAATATATTGATATGCAAATTTATAGAAAGAGAGATAGATTAGCTCCTGTAAATCAGCTTCCAAATCCCCGATGTTGTTTTGTAACAAGCAAATCCATTGATCTATATTATTCCCCCCAATCATGACAAATCCATAATGTTTATTGATATGCAACCCAGTAATTATAGTATACAGTAAAACCAAAAATTTACAACTAATTCAAATTAATTTTAAAAAAATTGGATATTTTCGTCAGATTTTGTATTCGATATACGTTATATAGATAAGAAAGCCTCATCAATTCCATGAGAAAGAGGATTTGATTGTGGCACAGCGGGCCGCATTTCTTTATATGTAAAAGAAACAAGCTTCCGTTACCTTACATCGTAAACGTTCTTTTCAGATAAAGGCTGGGGTGATTCTGCTGGGAAAGGAGATGTTCTATCAAACATACCAATGTGATTCTCAATAGATGAGTTTTTTTAGGTCTGGTTTTGAAATAATCATTTAGGAGGTTTTCGAATGTTCAA
This Paenibacillus larvae subsp. larvae DNA region includes the following protein-coding sequences:
- a CDS encoding CopG family ribbon-helix-helix protein, translating into MSNMHNTKRIMISLPDHLLKEVDGIVEKENSNRSEFIRQAMRLYLLERKKRTLRESMQRGYMEMAKINLNMASEAFQAEEEADNTVDRLVSGV
- a CDS encoding type II toxin-antitoxin system PemK/MazF family toxin, encoding MIVKRGDVFFADLSPVVGSEQGGVRPVLIIQNDIGNRFSPTVIVAAITAQIQKAKLPTHVEIDAETHGFDRDSVILLEQIRTIDKQRLTDKITHLDEDTMRKVNDALQVSVGLIEF
- a CDS encoding Tex family protein, yielding MAGAAYELTEDKKEEIQLRIQKQISTELALTPGKVKTATALLDEGNTIPFIARYRKEMTGEMDENQLRSIEERLQYLRNLEDRKLEVIRLIDEQGKLTAELHSAIEQAVKLQDVEDLYRPYRQKRKTRASVAKERGLEPLAGWMLKQPKQGSLAEEAEKYINEDKGILSAADAVQGAMDIIAENIADNAKVRAWVRKYTRDEGIFRTEAKDAEQESVYEMYYAYDEPVKRMPPHRILAINRGEREGFLKVNLEVAPDRIHQYMGRQLIQGPSVVQNELEEVVQDAYKRLISPSIEREVRGEMTERAEEHAITIFAANLRNLLLQPPVRGKTVLGVDPAFRTGCKLAVVDETGKMLEIAVSYPTPPYSKVEEAKTILKQLIQRHGVELIVIGNGTASRETEQFVADLIREMKEANLQYLIVNEAGASVYSASKLAQAEYPDLDVAERSAISIARRVQDPLAELVKIEPKAIGVGQYQHDVSQKHLEESLKAVVESAVNHVGVDVNTASPSLLAYVSGVNRTIAKNIVKYREENGKFTNRKQLQKVPRLGAKSYEQSIGFLRISGGENGLDNTPIHPESYEVVGMLLKKLGLDTEELGTSKLSAALKSLNVYEMAEELNVGVPTLKDIIESLQRPGRDPREELPLPIFRTDVLKIEDLAPGMELQGTVRNVIDFGAFVDIGIKSDGLVHISQMSDKFVKHPMDVVSVGDNVTVWVLNVDIKKGRVGLTMKPPVQEK
- a CDS encoding RNA polymerase sigma factor, whose amino-acid sequence is MEADLQELIYLSFYKFAYQYIYFLIRDHATTEDIIQDAFIKIMKHGPNLHASNLRSWVKQVIRNTALDWLRKNKKVKYMFNEEYFNTAAHFQREPSDIENDVEHKLRNELLHQTINELKSEYRCLLWLYYMEEKSYKEICHELNLSEQVVAQRLARARKKLLQHFSRKWINQNT